In Colletotrichum higginsianum IMI 349063 chromosome 3, whole genome shotgun sequence, a genomic segment contains:
- a CDS encoding Eukaryotic aspartyl protease, translating into MESTSLRSLVLYGLLATFADASPVEKRANLQKRGHFLVPRMLNENFEGHNGPRQLLKTYRKYSMPIPQGLLDAMAAQEAKNPAPAQAEGFKSLAAGATNQSAAPGQPGTGLVTATPIRNDVEYVSPIKIGGQEVNVDFDSGSSDLWVFTSMLDAQSQTGHQLYDPSKSQGAKMLQGQQFSIRYGDGSGAQGVVGTDVVDIGGAVVQEQAIEMATAVSQQFVQDTANNGLLGLAFSKLNTVKPTAQKTFFDNVMPSLAEPVFTADLRKKSVGAYEFGRIDTSKFTGQMAWIPINTTTGFWQFTSEKFAVAGGEVQMGTAGAQAIADTGTTLILANPPMVQAYYQQVQGAKQDQNVGGVTFPCDAQLPDLMMDIGGVYMARVKGSDINFAQVNAQTCFGGLQATTSKLQIYGDILFKSQFVAFNGGNMSIGMAEHIVNSQQAGAATAPGAAA; encoded by the exons ATGGAGTCGACATCATTGCGGTCGCTGGTCCTCTACGGCCTGTTGGCGACCTTTGCCGACGCCTCTCCGGTCGAGAAGCGGGCTAATCTCCAGAAACGAGGACACTTCCTCGTGCCCCGAATGCTCAACGAGAACTTCGAGGGCCACAACGGACCGAGGCAACTGCTCAAGACGTATCGCAAGTATAGCATGCCTATTCCTCAGGGTCTGCTGGATGCCATGGCCGCCCAGGAAGCCAAGAACCCGGCgcccgcccaggccgagggaTTCAAgtcccttgccgccggcgcaaCGAACCAGAGCGCCGCCCCTGGCCAACCCGGAACCGGTCTCGTCACCGCCACCCCGATCCGCAACGACGTCGAGTACGTCTCGCCCATCAAGATTGGCGGCCAGGAGGTCAACGTCGACTTCGACAGCGGTTCTTCCGACCTCTGGGTATTCACCTCCATGCTCGACGCCCAGTCCCAGACAGGCCACCAGTTGTACGACCCGAGCAAGAGCCAGGGCGCCAAGATGCTCCAGGGACAGCAGTTCAGCATCAGATACGGTGATGGCTCCGGCGCCCAGGGCGTTGTGGGaaccgacgtcgtcgacattggcggcgccgttgtCCAGGAGCAGGCCATCGAGATGGCTACCGCCGTCTCACAGCAGTTCGTCCAGGATACCGCCAACAACGGTCTCCTGGGCCTCGCCTTCTCCAAGCTCAACACCGTCAAGCCTACGGCCCAAAAGACCTTTTTCGACAACGTCATGCCCAGCCTTGCGGAGCCCGTCTTTACGGCCGACCTCCGCAAGAAGTCGGTCGGCGCCTACGAATTCGGCCGCATCGACACCTCAAAGTTCACCGGCCAGATGGCCTGGAtccccatcaacaccaccaccggtTTCTGGCAGTTCACTAGCGAGAAGTTCGCCGtcgctggcggcgaggtccaGATGGGCACGGCCGGCGcccaggccatcgccgacacGGGAACGACgctcatcctcgccaaccCGCCCATGGTCCAGGCCTACTACCAGCAGGTCCAGGGCGCCAAGCAAGACCAgaacgtcggcggcgtcaccTTCCCCTGTGATGCCCAGCTTCCCGATCTCATGATGGACATTGGCGGCGTCTACATGGCCCGCGTCAAGGGCAGCGATATCAACTTTGCCCAGGTCAATGCTCAGA CTTGTTTCGGCGGTCTTCAGGCCACGACCTCCAAGCTCCAGATCTATGGCGACATTCTGTTCAAGTCTCAGTTCGTCGCCTTCAACGGCGGCAACATGTCCATCGGCATGGCGGAGCACATCGTCAACAGCCAACAGGCCGGCGCAGCCACCGCACCTGGCGCAGCGGCGTAA